The window GCCTCGCAATACTTCAAGAAGGGCAAACTGTACGCCGCGTACTTCGGCGAGTCCGTGGAGGTTATCGGGCCGGGCTCGCGGGTGAAGTACATGGGGCTGGACATCGGCTCGGTGCAGCGCATAGAAGTGGCGCCGAACAAGGCATTGATGGAGGTGGTCATCAAGACCGCGCGGGAAGACCTCATCGACCCTCGCACGGTCGCGGAGGTGAAGACCTCCGGTTTCACCGGCGTGGGTTTCGTCGAGCTTCACCAAGTGCCCCCGGAGCAACCGCCGCCCTCCACCAAGCTCCCGTTCACGTCCGAGTACCCCGTAATCGCCACGGCGCCGTCCCCGGGCATGGGCTCTCTTCTGGCGAAGGCCGGGGTGGTGGTGGAGCAGCTCAAAGAAGTGGACTTCAAGGGCATTTCCGATGAGCTGAAAAGCACGGTGAAGTCCGCCAACGCGCTGGTCTCCGACCCCAAGCTGGCCAGGGCG of the Nitrospirota bacterium genome contains:
- a CDS encoding MlaD family protein produces the protein MMVGIFVFVGIAIGVAATIWLGASQYFKKGKLYAAYFGESVEVIGPGSRVKYMGLDIGSVQRIEVAPNKALMEVVIKTAREDLIDPRTVAEVKTSGFTGVGFVELHQVPPEQPPPSTKLPFTSEYPVIATAPSPGMGSLLAKAGVVVEQLKEVDFKGISDELKSTVKSANALVSDPKLARAVSNIESMSARLNRASRSLDTLVGSEDFRSIPADSRKTIEEARELLSQTREEIKKMRLMEIAGNVNALVDKTDDRTRVVAEQLSGLIRKINDDADSLQMLIDRLNNNPSELLFGKPPERGK